One stretch of Schlesneria sp. DSM 10557 DNA includes these proteins:
- a CDS encoding peroxiredoxin family protein: MKPEQQKRLIELFAACSLKRIPDDEHQELQDALRSDQESRELWFLYQDVELGLKRFTQVHGTIDGQQSVSPSNHENTSSGFNANDGHLRTADFQVSRLGTRRLISKTLLVACVGLVTIAIYIGSHWAHLEPADRGRIAGAFPGSFTVKSPTHNATFTVPSESGKLIALHFLLKSECPFCLKLTHDYSLLARSEQDVVHLFVKPDSDEEIREWAGKINLQDLDGPPVIYRDPDARLADEFQIPDGYQFHGQSMHYPALVLLDRSGHELFRYVGKDNTDRMQPEAFVNRLSMVTGQE, from the coding sequence ATGAAGCCCGAACAGCAAAAGCGGCTCATCGAGCTCTTCGCCGCGTGCTCACTGAAGAGAATCCCGGATGACGAGCACCAGGAATTGCAGGACGCGTTGCGTAGCGACCAGGAATCACGTGAGCTTTGGTTTCTCTATCAGGACGTGGAACTGGGGCTGAAACGCTTTACACAGGTCCATGGGACGATCGACGGGCAGCAGAGTGTCTCTCCGTCCAATCACGAAAATACGAGCAGCGGCTTTAACGCGAACGATGGACATTTGCGAACTGCTGATTTTCAAGTATCGCGACTCGGCACGCGTCGTTTGATCTCAAAAACTCTGCTGGTGGCCTGCGTGGGATTGGTCACAATCGCAATCTACATAGGGAGTCATTGGGCCCATCTGGAGCCTGCCGATCGGGGTCGAATTGCGGGGGCATTTCCAGGTTCATTTACGGTCAAATCACCGACCCACAATGCCACGTTCACGGTGCCCAGCGAATCAGGCAAATTGATCGCGCTGCACTTTCTGCTGAAGTCAGAATGCCCCTTTTGCCTGAAGCTGACGCACGACTATTCCCTGCTGGCTCGTTCGGAACAGGACGTCGTTCATCTGTTTGTCAAACCGGACAGCGACGAAGAGATCAGGGAATGGGCCGGAAAAATCAACCTTCAGGACCTCGACGGTCCCCCCGTCATTTACCGAGACCCGGATGCACGACTTGCCGACGAATTTCAGATTCCTGACGGCTACCAGTTTCACGGTCAGTCGATGCACTACCCGGCACTTGTACTGCTCGATCGGTCAGGCCATGAGTTATTCCGCTATGTGGGGAAGGACAATACCGACCGCATGCAGC